The nucleotide sequence CCGCCGCGGCCGCAATCTGATTCAAATACCGCAGGGTCGCAGGCCGATTGCCCGACATCGGCAGACCGTGCCCGCCGGCGACCAGCCCGCGTGAATCGCCGTAGGTGGGCAGGAACCAATGAAATGACAGTGCCATGTACCTAGTTCTCCTAACTTCGATCGACCCATGCTGGCTTAGCCAGCCGGCGTCGTCACGATTTCAAATCTGTACGGATGCAATCCGAATGGGCGTCAGCGATGCCGCCGGCACGGGATATTCGGCACGGTTTGGCCGACCCGGCGCATCGGGTTGTCTGAGATGCCAAGCCCTGCGGCCGGTAACGCCGGCGCCGCGCCCGCGCCGACATCAGGGTGGATCACTTCGTCTGGCACGCCGGTTACCCGCATCTTTGCGCACAGGCAGGCATCGGCACGCCCGGTTGGAACGCCCGCGCCGCGACGGTCGCGTTCCTGGCGACCGCAACCCGGCGCCGGCGACGGACCTCGTAGGTGGCCAGAATGAGCACCAGGGTTACCCCGCTCATCAGGAACTGTGACCGGGTGGCCGACAGCGCCGCCATCGCCAGGATCACGCTGGCCATCAGGGCGATGGTGGCGTAACTCAACCACGGGAAAAGCCACATCTTCAGCCGCAACCCACCGGGGTCTTCACGTTCGGCGCGGCGGCGCAGGATCACCTGCGAGATCGCGATGATCAGGTAGACGAAAAGCGCTACCGCACCGTAGGAGTTGACCAAGAACTCGAATACCACATCGCCCCAGACGTAGGTCGCAACGACCGACGCATAGCCGACGGTGGTACCCAAGATGATCGCTCGCCGCGGCACGCCGCTGCGGGAAAGCTTGGTGAAAAACCGTGGTCCGTCACCGTGGATGGTCAGGGCGAACGCCATCCGCGAAGTGGTGTACAACGCCGAATTCAGGCAGGACAGGACCGCAGTCAGAACGATCGCGTTCATGACCGTGGTAACCCCGGGAATGCCGATGACCGCGAGCGCGGACGCATACGGGCTCACCCCAACGCTTTTGGTGTTCCACGGCACCACGGCGACTACGACCAATATGGACCCGACATAGAAGGCGATGATGCGCGCGACGATCGATTTCATCGCCCGCGAAACCGCGCGCTCCGGCTCGGCGGACTCCGCGGCGGCCACCGTGACGATCTCGGCACCGGTATAAAACGCGACGCACGGCACCACGGCGGCCAGCACCGCGCCCCAACCCAGTGGCGCGAAACCACCGAAGTCGACCAGCTTGCCCAATCCCGGTGTGGCAGAGGGCCATAATCCCATGGTCCATAACGAACCCAGACCCAGAAAGACAACTACCGCGATCACCTTGATGGACGAGAACCAATATTCGAATTCGCCAAAAGACCTGGCCGACACCAGATTCGTTGCGGTCAACGCCAACAGCAAGCCAAGGCTGAGCACCCATAGCGGAATCTGCGGCACCCACAGTTGCAGGATGCGCCCACCCGCGACGGTTTCCACCGCGACCACCACAACGAAGAAGTACCAATACATCCAGCCGGTCACGAAGCCCCCGCGCGGGCCTAACGCCTGGCGCGCATAGACGTAGAAGGACCCGACCACAGGCTGAGACGCCGCCATCTCGGCCAGCATCCGCATGATCAACATCGTGATCAGACCGGCGATGAGGAAGGAGATGACCGCCGCGGGTCCGGTGCCGGCAATCACCACCCCGCTTCCGACGAACAAGCCCGCTCCGATGACCCCACCCAGTGCTATCAAGCTCAGATGACGCTGGCGCAGGCCCTTGCCCAACGCGATCTCGTGCTCGGTATCCGCACCTGCCATGTTGCCTCCATCGGATCCCCTGCGCACGGAACGAATCCGCGCGGCCAGGTTTTGAGGAAAGCTGTCAAGATTGGCCGGGCTAGACAACCCATCGGCTCAGGTCGCGCGAAACTCCGCCACCGCCGGACCTGCCGGCCAGGCGCCCGGGTGCCGGCGTTTTGGCAGTTCAGCGCGGGTCAGGGCCCGTTGACCCGCGTCGGGCATCGCCCACCCCGCGGCAGCGTCCTGTGGCGGATCTAACTGCTGATCAGCGCCGAATTCCGGGTCCGCGCCCGGCAGGGTCAGCCAGGTTGGACGGCCTTGCGGTGCGGGTCCAGCACATCCACCCCATCGTTGCGCCACGCCTGGCGCATGGCCTCAGCGCCCTTGAGCCGCACCCAGGCCGCCTCGGTCGCGGTGATGGGCGTCGCGCAGAGAAACTGCACCGGGTCGCGCGGTTGCTGCTGCGGCAGATCCGGGATGTCGCTGCGGCCCAGCAAGACCGCGGTGAAAGCGACCCGCTCCGATGCGCGTGCCCACAACGGGGTGCCGAGATCGATCAACGCGTCCGCGACCAGCACCACGCCGTCGACCGCGGGGGTCGCAGCCAGTATCGCGATGCTGCGTGCCAGACCGCTGGCCGGCTCCGGATTGCGCAGGCTCAGCACAACTTCGGCGCGTGGTCCACGGTGAGGATCGGCGACCAGCTGGGTCGGATCGTTCATCGGGTGACGCGAACACCCTAGCGACACATAGTGGACCAATCCGCTCGCCGCGGAGCGGAACCGAAGTACCTCGACCGGATCAGCGCCCAGAAACGTCACACTCGCCGTGTCGGGCTCGGACTCGAAGTAGCCGTGCAGGTGAGTGCGCACCTGGTCCAGAATCTGGGTCACTGGACCGCCGCGATCGGGTTGGTCAGGTTGGCACCCGTGTCGGCATCGAAAACGGTGAGCCTGGTGGTGTCGAATGCCAACTCGATCGGCCTCCCCAAGGTCGCCCTGGACTCGGCAGAAACCCGTGCCACGAAACGATTTTCGATCACTTCCGACCCCCCCTCCAGGCCTGCCAGCTCGTCGAGCTGAGCCGAGTGCACATCACAACCCGCGGTCGAAAAGTACACGTACTTGTCCGAGCCCAGTGACTCCACCAAGTCCGTGCTGACCTCGAAAGTCAGCGCCCGAATACGTTGGTAGGCATCGATCAATGCGGCGTCTTGGATCTGCTCGGGCCGGATCCCGACGATGATGTTCGCGGGTCGAGGATGCTGGGCAATCACTTGCTGGACTTGCGGATCCAACGTCACCTCGCCAAATGGCAGGGTCAGCCCCGTCGGCGTCAGAACCGCTGGGAAGAAATTCATGGCCGGTGAGCCGATGAACCCGGCTACGAACAGATTGGCCGGCCGTTCGTACAGCTCTTGGGGAGTGCCGATCTGTTGTGCCGCGCCGGCGTGCATGACCACAACCCGATCGCCCAATGTCATGGCCTCGGTCTGATCATGGGTGACATAGACCGTGGTGGTGCCCAGCCGCTTCTGCAGCCGGGCGATCTCCCCACGCATCTGGACCCGCAACTTAGCATCCAGGTTCGACAGCGGTTCGTCCATCAGGAACGCCTTGGGATGGCGCACGATTGCCCTGCCCATGGCGACGCGCTGGCGCTGGCCGCCGGACAGCTGCGACGGTTTGCGATCGAGAAAGCTGGTCAGATCGAGGATCTTGGCCGTCTCTTCCACCTTCTGCGCAATCGCCGCCTTCTTCATCTTGGCCAGCGTGAGGGGAAAGGCGATGTTTTGTCGCACCGTCATATGCGGATACAGCGCATAAGACTGAAAAACCATGGCGATGTCGCGGTCCTTGGGCGCCTTCTCGTTGACCCGCTCGCCGCCGATCCGCAGTTCCCCCGAAGAGATATCCTCAAGGCCGGCAATCATGTTCAGCGTCGTGGTCTTACCGCAGCCGGAAGGTCCCACCAGGATCAGGAATTCTCCATCGGAGATGGTGATGTTGAGGTCTCTTACCGCCGTGTGGCCGTCGGGGTAGCTCTTGTTGACGTGCTCGAGCACTATCTCGGCCATTGCGCTACCCCTTCACAGCGCCAGAGGTCAACCCGGCGACAATCCGTCGTTGGAAGATCAGTACGAAGACGATAA is from Mycobacterium marinum and encodes:
- a CDS encoding amino acid permease; translation: MAGADTEHEIALGKGLRQRHLSLIALGGVIGAGLFVGSGVVIAGTGPAAVISFLIAGLITMLIMRMLAEMAASQPVVGSFYVYARQALGPRGGFVTGWMYWYFFVVVVAVETVAGGRILQLWVPQIPLWVLSLGLLLALTATNLVSARSFGEFEYWFSSIKVIAVVVFLGLGSLWTMGLWPSATPGLGKLVDFGGFAPLGWGAVLAAVVPCVAFYTGAEIVTVAAAESAEPERAVSRAMKSIVARIIAFYVGSILVVVAVVPWNTKSVGVSPYASALAVIGIPGVTTVMNAIVLTAVLSCLNSALYTTSRMAFALTIHGDGPRFFTKLSRSGVPRRAIILGTTVGYASVVATYVWGDVVFEFLVNSYGAVALFVYLIIAISQVILRRRAEREDPGGLRLKMWLFPWLSYATIALMASVILAMAALSATRSQFLMSGVTLVLILATYEVRRRRRVAVARNATVAARAFQPGVPMPACAQRCG
- a CDS encoding suppressor of fused domain protein, which encodes MTQILDQVRTHLHGYFESEPDTASVTFLGADPVEVLRFRSAASGLVHYVSLGCSRHPMNDPTQLVADPHRGPRAEVVLSLRNPEPASGLARSIAILAATPAVDGVVLVADALIDLGTPLWARASERVAFTAVLLGRSDIPDLPQQQPRDPVQFLCATPITATEAAWVRLKGAEAMRQAWRNDGVDVLDPHRKAVQPG
- a CDS encoding ABC transporter ATP-binding protein, producing the protein MAEIVLEHVNKSYPDGHTAVRDLNITISDGEFLILVGPSGCGKTTTLNMIAGLEDISSGELRIGGERVNEKAPKDRDIAMVFQSYALYPHMTVRQNIAFPLTLAKMKKAAIAQKVEETAKILDLTSFLDRKPSQLSGGQRQRVAMGRAIVRHPKAFLMDEPLSNLDAKLRVQMRGEIARLQKRLGTTTVYVTHDQTEAMTLGDRVVVMHAGAAQQIGTPQELYERPANLFVAGFIGSPAMNFFPAVLTPTGLTLPFGEVTLDPQVQQVIAQHPRPANIIVGIRPEQIQDAALIDAYQRIRALTFEVSTDLVESLGSDKYVYFSTAGCDVHSAQLDELAGLEGGSEVIENRFVARVSAESRATLGRPIELAFDTTRLTVFDADTGANLTNPIAAVQ